In a single window of the Streptomyces cinnabarinus genome:
- a CDS encoding SpoIIE family protein phosphatase — protein MTSAGSPLARGDGPVPGREAVPASAPVDGPVRGPVRPSGLLDVLGVASVVLDAEGRIVLWSPQAEELFGYSAREALGHPAVRLMIHEQHFDLVVKLFADVMETGESWAGAFPIRHKDGSTRLVEFRNQRLLDDRGHVYALGLAADQSTVRRLERDVALSTRVVEQSPIGLAVLDTDLRYVSINPTMERINGVPAGDHVGRTVPEVLPGLDTPALESAVRRVLETGVPLVDQATMGRTPADPEEDHAWSVSMYRLEDAIGTVLGVACSVVDITEQHRAQIEAEAARRRLAVIADASARIGTTLELERTARELADVAVPELADIAAVDLLDAVVGGRRSSLGPAEPAVIRALAVQAERPSEALDAADPPGQIARYEPDRLVTRCVRTGSPVMVAEVEPADLPSIARSAEAAEALSRAGVHSYLAVPLIARGEVLGALDLKRISNPLPFGDDDLLLARELAARAAVQIDNARWYQNARDTALTLQRSLLPSHPAVTGSLEVASRYQPAGATAEVGGDWFDVIPLDGGKTALVVGDVMGSGVNAAATMGRLRTASNTLASLDLDPARLLEHLDRTTEGLDHSIATCVYAVHDPHARECRIANAGHLPPVRVREGHAPELLELPTGAPLGVGGVAFSTTTVALEPGDRLVFYTDGLVETRQHPLDERLDALLDLLDGPDRPLEEVCDLLLRTLHQPDNSDDVALLIARALEPGQDIHS, from the coding sequence ATGACTTCAGCCGGATCGCCCCTGGCCCGGGGCGACGGACCGGTGCCGGGCCGCGAGGCGGTGCCCGCGTCGGCGCCGGTCGACGGGCCGGTGCGCGGTCCCGTGCGCCCCAGCGGACTGCTCGACGTGCTGGGCGTGGCCTCCGTGGTGCTGGACGCCGAGGGCCGGATCGTCCTGTGGAGTCCGCAGGCCGAGGAGCTCTTCGGCTACAGCGCGCGGGAGGCCCTGGGCCACCCGGCCGTCCGGCTGATGATCCACGAACAGCACTTCGACCTGGTCGTCAAGTTGTTCGCCGATGTCATGGAGACCGGCGAGAGCTGGGCCGGCGCCTTCCCGATCCGGCACAAGGACGGCAGCACCCGACTGGTGGAGTTCCGCAACCAGCGCCTCCTCGACGACCGGGGACATGTGTACGCGCTCGGCCTGGCCGCCGACCAGTCGACGGTGCGCCGTCTCGAACGGGACGTGGCGCTGTCCACGCGCGTCGTCGAGCAGTCACCGATCGGCCTCGCCGTGCTCGACACCGATCTGCGGTACGTCTCCATCAATCCGACGATGGAGCGGATCAACGGCGTCCCCGCCGGCGACCATGTGGGCCGTACCGTCCCCGAGGTCCTGCCGGGACTGGACACGCCCGCCCTGGAATCCGCGGTACGGCGGGTGCTGGAGACCGGGGTGCCGCTGGTCGACCAGGCGACCATGGGACGCACCCCGGCCGATCCGGAGGAGGACCACGCCTGGTCGGTGTCGATGTACCGGCTGGAGGACGCGATCGGGACGGTGCTGGGCGTGGCCTGCTCGGTCGTGGACATCACCGAGCAGCACCGGGCCCAGATCGAGGCGGAGGCCGCGCGCCGGCGCCTCGCCGTCATCGCCGACGCCTCCGCCCGGATCGGCACGACCCTGGAACTGGAGCGCACGGCGCGTGAACTCGCCGACGTGGCCGTCCCCGAGCTCGCCGACATCGCCGCCGTCGATCTGCTGGACGCGGTGGTGGGGGGCAGACGCAGCAGCCTCGGTCCGGCGGAACCCGCTGTGATCCGCGCCCTGGCCGTACAGGCCGAGCGGCCGTCGGAGGCGCTGGACGCCGCCGACCCTCCCGGCCAGATCGCCCGGTACGAGCCCGACCGGCTGGTCACCCGGTGCGTGCGCACCGGCAGTCCCGTCATGGTCGCCGAGGTCGAACCCGCGGACCTGCCCAGCATCGCCCGTTCCGCCGAGGCGGCCGAGGCGCTGAGCCGCGCGGGCGTGCACTCCTATCTGGCGGTCCCGCTCATCGCGCGCGGTGAGGTGCTGGGCGCCCTGGATCTGAAGCGGATCTCCAACCCGCTGCCGTTCGGGGACGACGACCTGCTGCTGGCCCGCGAGCTGGCGGCGCGCGCGGCCGTCCAGATCGACAACGCCCGCTGGTACCAGAACGCCCGCGACACCGCCCTCACCCTCCAGCGCAGCCTGCTGCCCAGCCATCCGGCCGTCACCGGCAGCCTGGAGGTCGCCTCCCGCTACCAGCCCGCGGGCGCCACCGCGGAGGTGGGCGGCGACTGGTTCGACGTCATCCCCCTCGACGGCGGCAAGACCGCGCTGGTCGTCGGCGATGTCATGGGCAGCGGGGTGAACGCCGCCGCGACGATGGGCCGGCTGCGGACCGCGTCCAACACCCTGGCCTCCCTCGACCTCGATCCGGCCCGGCTGCTGGAGCACCTGGACCGGACGACCGAGGGCCTGGACCACTCCATCGCCACCTGTGTCTACGCCGTCCACGACCCGCACGCGCGCGAGTGCCGGATCGCCAACGCCGGGCATCTGCCGCCGGTCCGGGTCCGCGAGGGGCACGCCCCGGAACTCCTCGAACTGCCCACCGGGGCACCGCTCGGCGTGGGCGGGGTGGCCTTCTCCACCACGACCGTGGCGCTGGAGCCCGGGGACCGGCTGGTGTTCTACACCGACGGCCTGGTCGAGACCCGTCAACACCCGCTGGACGAACGCCTCGACGCCCTCCTGGACCTCCTCGACGGCCCCGACCGCCCGCTGGAGGAGGTCTGCGACCTCCTGCTGCGCACCCTGCACCAGCCCGACAACTCCGACGACGTCGCGCTGCTCATCGCGCGAGCCCTGGAACCGGGTCAGGACATTCACAGCTAA
- a CDS encoding DUF5666 domain-containing protein — MTHDPDQEPTAAPAEVLANGPDGDRPPRGPWRRLSTRTRTITAATTIAVLALGGTVAYAAGSDGGESAATPAASASPDAPDRPGERHHRGPWFGPGGAGVHGESTVRDGDGDDWIVRVWQRGTVQEVDGEQVTVRSEDGAEWTWTVDDDTRVHEKGDSDGLKEGDEVYLAGTRSDGGERTADHVLAGTWEKREPGERRDELPWRDGEDGPRPAPPWHHTAA; from the coding sequence ATGACTCACGATCCGGACCAGGAACCCACCGCCGCCCCCGCGGAGGTCCTCGCGAACGGGCCGGACGGGGACCGGCCACCGCGCGGGCCGTGGCGGCGGCTGTCCACCCGGACCCGCACCATCACCGCGGCGACCACGATCGCCGTCCTCGCCCTCGGAGGCACCGTCGCCTACGCCGCCGGCTCGGACGGCGGCGAAAGCGCTGCGACGCCCGCCGCGTCGGCGTCGCCGGACGCACCCGACCGGCCCGGTGAACGACACCACCGCGGCCCGTGGTTCGGCCCGGGCGGTGCCGGTGTGCACGGCGAGTCCACGGTGCGGGACGGGGATGGCGACGACTGGATCGTCCGCGTCTGGCAGCGCGGCACCGTCCAGGAGGTGGACGGCGAGCAGGTCACCGTGCGCAGCGAGGACGGCGCCGAGTGGACCTGGACGGTCGACGACGACACCCGGGTCCATGAGAAGGGCGACTCCGACGGCCTGAAGGAGGGGGACGAGGTGTATCTGGCCGGTACCCGCTCCGACGGCGGCGAGCGGACCGCCGACCATGTCCTCGCGGGCACCTGGGAGAAGAGGGAGCCCGGCGAGCGGCGCGACGAACTGCCCTGGCGCGACGGCGAGGACGGGCCGCGACCCGCCCCGCCCTGGCACCACACGGCGGCCTGA
- a CDS encoding putative protein N(5)-glutamine methyltransferase, giving the protein MDALRAAGCVFAEDEARLLVTAASSPAELAAMVDRRSAGHPLELVLGWAEFRGLRIAVEPGVFVPRRRTEFLVEQALAQVPDASVVVDLCCGSGAVGAALAAALGQVELHAADIDPAAVRCARRNVAAHGGRVYAGDLFQALPAGLRGRVDILAANVPYVPSGEVPLLPAEARDHEPLSALDGGADGLDLLRRVAAEAGNWLAPGGCLLVETSERQTPAAVEAFRRVGLTPRQVTCEERYAQVLLGTVP; this is encoded by the coding sequence GTGGACGCGCTGCGTGCCGCGGGCTGTGTCTTCGCCGAGGACGAGGCCCGGTTGCTGGTGACCGCGGCTTCCTCGCCGGCGGAGCTGGCTGCCATGGTGGACCGGCGCTCGGCCGGTCACCCCCTTGAACTCGTCCTCGGCTGGGCCGAGTTCCGGGGCCTGCGGATCGCCGTGGAACCCGGCGTCTTCGTGCCCCGCCGCCGTACCGAGTTCCTCGTCGAGCAGGCACTCGCCCAAGTCCCCGACGCCTCCGTGGTGGTGGACCTGTGCTGCGGCTCGGGAGCCGTCGGCGCCGCCCTCGCCGCCGCGCTCGGCCAGGTCGAACTGCACGCCGCCGACATCGACCCGGCCGCGGTGCGCTGCGCCCGCCGCAACGTCGCCGCCCACGGCGGACGGGTGTACGCGGGCGACCTGTTCCAGGCGCTGCCCGCCGGTCTGCGCGGGCGGGTCGACATCCTCGCCGCCAACGTCCCCTACGTGCCCAGCGGAGAGGTCCCGCTCCTGCCCGCCGAGGCCCGCGACCACGAACCGCTGAGCGCGCTCGACGGCGGCGCCGACGGACTCGATCTGCTGCGCCGGGTTGCCGCCGAGGCCGGCAACTGGCTGGCACCGGGCGGCTGTCTGCTGGTCGAGACGAGCGAACGGCAGACCCCGGCGGCCGTCGAGGCGTTCCGCCGGGTCGGATTGACACCCCGTCAGGTGACGTGCGAGGAGCGGTACGCGCAGGTCCTGCTGGGGACGGTGCCGTAG
- a CDS encoding MarR family winged helix-turn-helix transcriptional regulator: protein MTARDVSDTAVEVVQREMTAFARRARASAGRMHPELSLVSYTLLSHLEESGGCRATDLAAHYALDKSTVSRQVAALERDRLIGRSPDPDDHRVQLLHLTDAGRRLLGQVTERRREVVRERLADWAEEDLERFAGYLVRYNAG, encoded by the coding sequence ATGACCGCAAGGGATGTTTCGGACACGGCCGTGGAGGTCGTCCAGCGCGAGATGACGGCCTTCGCCCGCCGCGCCCGCGCCTCGGCCGGGCGCATGCACCCGGAGCTGTCGCTGGTGTCGTACACCCTGCTCAGTCATCTGGAGGAGAGCGGCGGCTGCCGGGCCACCGACCTGGCCGCGCACTACGCCCTGGACAAGTCCACGGTGAGCCGCCAGGTGGCCGCGCTGGAGCGCGATCGGCTGATCGGGCGGAGCCCGGACCCGGACGACCACCGGGTGCAGCTGCTGCATCTGACGGACGCCGGGCGACGGCTGCTCGGGCAGGTCACCGAGCGGCGGCGGGAAGTCGTACGGGAGCGGCTCGCGGACTGGGCGGAGGAGGACCTGGAACGGTTCGCCGGGTATCTCGTGCGCTATAACGCCGGTTAG
- a CDS encoding GNAT family N-acetyltransferase, protein MSKAYDRVLDNPALAALTGPHTRFAERRGRVLRYPVEVSPWVALPDEPDATDWADVAALAGPGGEALLIGFGGRAPEGWETFFRVEGVQLVGEDVIGAIDPEAVRLGPADVPEMLDLVARTRPGPFLPRTLDMGTYLGIRRGGALVAMAGERLRPPGWTEISAVCTDPAVRGQGLAGRLVRAVAQGIQERGETPFLHTGADNAGAIRLYEALGFRLRRSTVFLGTRVPGDLLEPVA, encoded by the coding sequence ATGTCCAAGGCGTACGACCGAGTGCTCGACAATCCGGCGCTGGCCGCGCTGACCGGCCCGCACACCCGGTTCGCCGAGCGGCGTGGCCGGGTCCTGCGCTACCCCGTCGAGGTGTCGCCCTGGGTCGCCCTCCCCGATGAGCCGGACGCCACGGACTGGGCGGACGTCGCCGCGCTCGCCGGTCCGGGCGGCGAGGCCCTGCTGATCGGGTTCGGGGGCCGGGCCCCCGAGGGCTGGGAGACCTTCTTCCGCGTCGAGGGCGTGCAGCTGGTCGGCGAGGACGTGATCGGCGCGATCGACCCGGAGGCGGTCCGCCTCGGTCCCGCCGACGTGCCCGAGATGCTCGACCTGGTCGCCCGCACCCGCCCCGGACCGTTCCTGCCCCGCACCCTGGACATGGGCACCTACCTGGGCATACGCCGGGGCGGCGCGCTCGTCGCGATGGCCGGGGAGCGGCTGCGGCCGCCCGGCTGGACGGAGATCAGCGCGGTCTGCACCGACCCCGCCGTCCGGGGCCAGGGTCTTGCCGGACGGCTGGTGCGTGCCGTCGCCCAGGGCATCCAGGAGCGCGGCGAGACGCCCTTCCTGCACACCGGCGCCGACAACGCCGGCGCGATCCGCCTGTACGAGGCCCTGGGCTTCCGCCTGCGCCGTAGCACTGTCTTCCTCGGCACGCGCGTCCCGGGCGATCTGCTGGAGCCGGTGGCCTAA
- a CDS encoding sulfite oxidase-like oxidoreductase has product MHVTRGFTGRPRVHNPGLPPGQYDAGDDWPVLSAEVTPELAPDAWTFRVDGLVAEPRTWTWDEAHALPGSAYEGDIHCVTSWSKFGVRFGGVSLDAFLDVVRPHESATHVVAYSHTGYTTNLPLADLTGGRAWIAWEYDGQPLAPEHGGPARLLVPHLYFWKSAKWIAGLRVLDHDEPGFWERNGYHERGNPWEEQRYTGD; this is encoded by the coding sequence ATGCATGTCACCCGAGGCTTCACCGGGCGCCCCCGCGTCCATAACCCCGGCCTGCCACCGGGCCAGTACGACGCGGGCGACGACTGGCCCGTCCTGTCCGCCGAGGTCACCCCCGAGCTGGCGCCCGACGCGTGGACGTTCCGCGTCGACGGCCTCGTCGCGGAGCCCCGTACCTGGACCTGGGACGAGGCCCACGCGCTGCCCGGGTCGGCGTACGAGGGTGACATCCACTGCGTGACGAGCTGGTCGAAGTTCGGGGTGCGGTTCGGGGGTGTCTCCCTGGACGCCTTCCTGGATGTGGTCCGGCCCCATGAGTCGGCCACCCATGTCGTGGCGTACTCACACACCGGCTACACCACGAACCTCCCGCTCGCGGACCTGACCGGCGGGCGGGCGTGGATCGCCTGGGAGTACGACGGGCAGCCGCTGGCCCCGGAGCACGGTGGCCCGGCACGGCTGCTGGTGCCGCATCTGTACTTCTGGAAGAGCGCGAAGTGGATCGCCGGTCTGCGCGTCCTCGACCACGACGAGCCGGGCTTCTGGGAGCGGAACGGCTATCACGAGCGGGGCAACCCCTGGGAAGAGCAGCGGTACACCGGTGACTGA
- a CDS encoding ferredoxin reductase, which translates to MTETFTPPTRFAVPGRIAVSNQTATLWQPATIAEIRRETPRAATVRLAVPAWTGHVPGQHLMLRLTAEDGYAAQRHYSIASAPDESGHIELTLDHVEGGEVSGWFHGQARPGDRVEVRGPVSGFFAWPGDRPALLIGAGSGVVPLMSMVRHHRARALDVPLRLLVSARSPEELIYAREYGTETTPVFTRSAPEGVPVGRMSATHVAPLLAAQPPGGWEAYVCGSNGFAEHASRLLVAAGQPVDRIRIERFG; encoded by the coding sequence GTGACTGAGACCTTCACTCCCCCGACCCGCTTCGCCGTACCCGGGCGTATCGCGGTCAGCAACCAGACGGCGACGCTGTGGCAGCCCGCCACCATCGCCGAGATCCGGCGCGAGACCCCGCGCGCGGCCACCGTGCGGCTCGCGGTGCCCGCCTGGACGGGGCATGTGCCCGGCCAGCACCTGATGCTCCGGCTGACCGCCGAGGACGGCTACGCGGCCCAGCGTCACTACTCGATCGCGTCGGCCCCCGACGAATCCGGGCACATCGAGCTGACCCTCGACCATGTCGAGGGCGGCGAGGTCTCCGGCTGGTTCCACGGCCAGGCCCGGCCCGGCGACCGGGTCGAGGTGCGTGGCCCGGTGAGCGGCTTCTTCGCCTGGCCCGGGGACCGGCCCGCGCTGCTGATCGGCGCCGGATCCGGCGTCGTACCGCTGATGTCGATGGTCCGCCACCACCGCGCCCGCGCCCTGGACGTGCCGCTACGGCTGCTGGTATCCGCGCGCAGCCCCGAGGAGCTGATCTACGCGCGGGAGTACGGCACGGAGACGACGCCGGTGTTCACCCGGAGCGCCCCGGAGGGTGTACCGGTCGGACGGATGTCTGCCACGCATGTGGCGCCGCTCCTGGCCGCGCAGCCGCCCGGCGGCTGGGAGGCCTACGTCTGCGGCTCCAACGGCTTCGCCGAGCACGCCTCACGCCTGCTCGTCGCCGCCGGCCAGCCGGTCGACCGGATCCGGATCGAACGCTTCGGCTGA
- a CDS encoding acetylxylan esterase yields the protein MALFDLPLDELREYVSESVAPEDFDSFWSKTLQEAREHDLDARFEPVDTGLSTVTVYDVTFAGFGGHPVKGWLTLPAAAEEPLPLVVEFIGYGGGRGLPHEHLLWASSGRAHFVMDTRGQGSAWGGGGGTADPVGGAPAFPGFMTRGIDAPENYYYRRVFTDAVRAVEAARSHPLTDASRTVALGSSQGGGITIAVGGLVPDLKAVAPDVPFLCDYPRATTLTDRHPYREIGLYLKTHRGRTEDALRTLSYFDGVHFAARGRAPALFSAALEDQTCPPSTVFAAFNAWAHEDKTIEVYEFNDHEGGGPYHDAAKLRWLRSYT from the coding sequence ATGGCCCTGTTCGACCTTCCGCTCGACGAACTGCGCGAGTACGTCAGTGAGTCCGTCGCTCCCGAGGACTTCGACTCCTTCTGGTCCAAGACCCTCCAGGAGGCCCGTGAGCACGATCTGGACGCCCGCTTCGAGCCGGTCGACACGGGACTGTCCACGGTGACGGTGTACGACGTGACGTTCGCCGGGTTCGGCGGCCACCCGGTGAAGGGCTGGCTGACGCTGCCCGCGGCGGCGGAGGAGCCGCTGCCGCTGGTGGTGGAGTTCATCGGCTACGGCGGCGGGCGCGGACTGCCGCACGAGCATCTGCTGTGGGCGTCCTCGGGGCGGGCCCACTTCGTGATGGACACCCGCGGCCAGGGCAGCGCGTGGGGCGGTGGCGGCGGTACGGCGGACCCGGTAGGCGGGGCGCCCGCGTTCCCCGGGTTCATGACGCGCGGGATCGACGCGCCCGAGAACTACTACTACCGGCGGGTGTTCACGGACGCGGTACGGGCGGTGGAGGCGGCCCGTTCGCATCCGCTGACCGACGCCTCGCGCACCGTGGCGCTGGGCTCCAGCCAGGGTGGCGGGATCACGATCGCCGTGGGCGGCCTGGTGCCGGATCTGAAGGCTGTCGCTCCGGATGTGCCGTTCCTGTGCGACTACCCGCGCGCGACCACACTGACGGACCGTCACCCCTACCGTGAGATCGGCCTCTACCTCAAGACGCACCGCGGCCGCACCGAGGACGCGCTGCGCACGCTCTCCTACTTCGACGGTGTCCACTTCGCCGCCCGCGGCCGGGCCCCGGCCCTGTTCTCGGCCGCCCTGGAGGACCAGACCTGCCCGCCCTCCACCGTCTTCGCGGCCTTCAACGCCTGGGCCCACGAGGACAAGACGATCGAGGTGTACGAGTTCAACGACCATGAGGGCGGCGGCCCTTACCACGACGCGGCCAAGCTCCGCTGGCTGCGGTCGTACACCTGA
- a CDS encoding GntR family transcriptional regulator: protein MARTTPHDHPLTEGQPLYWRIATQLLDELRDGTIPPGERLPGERHLAQHYGVSRETVRQALEVLRHDGLVATDRRGSHATLPGQPVENPAALTFPVGARAADPGAVDRATVTWEAPPPGHAQALGLAPHRPTLVHRYESAGAGGQGRRTAVTSFSAVALAEVEELGRYKERADGSTSAQLCRAYDWMRKAGLTLHHRDAITPLAGASSVRVTRRVHDQYARPLEITDLLVDARQDALVYEFTLPAAG from the coding sequence ATGGCCCGCACCACCCCGCACGACCACCCGCTCACCGAGGGGCAGCCCCTCTACTGGCGCATCGCGACGCAGTTGCTCGACGAACTGCGCGACGGGACGATCCCGCCCGGCGAACGCCTGCCGGGCGAACGGCACTTGGCGCAACACTACGGGGTCAGCAGGGAGACCGTACGGCAGGCCCTGGAAGTGCTGCGGCACGACGGCCTGGTCGCCACCGACCGGCGCGGCAGCCACGCCACGCTGCCCGGCCAGCCGGTGGAGAACCCCGCGGCGCTGACCTTCCCGGTCGGCGCCCGGGCGGCCGATCCGGGCGCCGTGGACCGGGCGACGGTCACCTGGGAGGCCCCTCCGCCGGGCCACGCCCAGGCGCTGGGCCTCGCCCCGCACCGCCCGACCCTGGTGCACCGCTACGAGTCCGCGGGCGCCGGCGGACAGGGCCGCCGGACGGCCGTGACCTCGTTCTCGGCCGTGGCGCTCGCCGAGGTCGAGGAGCTGGGCCGCTACAAGGAGCGCGCCGACGGCTCGACCTCGGCCCAGTTGTGCCGCGCCTACGACTGGATGCGCAAGGCGGGCCTGACCCTGCACCACCGGGACGCCATCACCCCGCTCGCGGGCGCCTCCTCGGTCCGGGTCACCCGGCGCGTGCACGACCAGTACGCCCGCCCGCTGGAGATCACCGACCTGCTGGTGGACGCCCGGCAGGACGCGCTGGTCTACGAGTTCACGCTCCCGGCGGCCGGCTGA
- a CDS encoding class I SAM-dependent methyltransferase yields the protein MFSPEGPSLRELAVQALSSVERGYDLLAPKFDHTPFRTPDSVLDAVAAALERMGPFGTGLDLCCGTGAGIDVLARVCRDGVTGVDFSAGMLAIARERRRKPTPTVSYVRADARALPFAPAFDLVVSFGAFGHFLPRELPGLFAQVHSVLRPGGAFVFPVVAPPRPTSCAYWMLFGFDAVMRVRNAVWRPPFVMYYRAFRLGEVRRELERAGLAVELTALPEFGQRRDGSPRVRMVIARRALDQPAAGSVNS from the coding sequence ATGTTCAGCCCCGAAGGCCCCTCCCTGCGCGAACTCGCCGTCCAGGCACTGTCGTCCGTCGAGCGCGGCTACGACCTGCTGGCCCCGAAGTTCGACCACACCCCCTTCCGCACCCCGGACTCGGTGCTCGACGCCGTCGCCGCGGCACTGGAACGGATGGGCCCCTTCGGTACCGGACTCGATCTGTGCTGCGGCACGGGCGCCGGGATCGACGTCCTCGCGCGGGTGTGCCGAGACGGCGTCACCGGGGTCGACTTCAGCGCGGGCATGCTCGCGATCGCGCGCGAGCGCCGCCGGAAGCCCACGCCGACCGTCTCCTACGTCCGGGCCGACGCCCGCGCCCTGCCCTTCGCCCCGGCCTTCGACCTGGTGGTGAGCTTCGGGGCGTTCGGGCACTTCCTGCCGCGCGAACTGCCGGGCCTGTTCGCCCAGGTGCACTCCGTCCTGCGACCCGGCGGCGCCTTCGTCTTCCCGGTCGTCGCCCCGCCCAGGCCCACCTCGTGCGCGTACTGGATGCTGTTCGGCTTCGACGCGGTGATGCGGGTGCGCAATGCTGTCTGGCGCCCGCCGTTCGTGATGTACTACCGCGCCTTCCGGCTCGGCGAGGTGCGCCGGGAGCTGGAACGTGCCGGTCTGGCGGTGGAGTTGACGGCGCTGCCCGAGTTCGGGCAGCGCCGCGACGGCAGTCCGCGGGTCCGGATGGTGATCGCCCGGCGCGCGCTGGATCAGCCGGCCGCCGGGAGCGTGAACTCGTAG
- a CDS encoding PadR family transcriptional regulator, translated as MSLKHAVLAALLEGEASGYELSKLFDVSLANFWAATPQQLYRELERLAQDGLVQARVVQQERRPNKRMFTLTETGREELRAFAVEPVRRPAAMRDELLIKIQAMDESDPAATRALVEERMSWARGKLARYERVRDRLLAGRTEEEYLRETDRVGPYLTLQAGLAYEREILRWCERVRTVVEQRAPLS; from the coding sequence ATGTCTCTGAAGCACGCCGTTCTCGCCGCCCTCCTGGAGGGGGAGGCCTCGGGCTACGAGCTGTCCAAGCTGTTCGACGTGTCGCTCGCGAACTTCTGGGCGGCGACCCCGCAGCAGCTCTACCGCGAGCTGGAGCGACTGGCACAGGACGGCCTGGTCCAGGCCCGGGTGGTGCAGCAGGAGCGCCGGCCCAACAAGCGGATGTTCACGCTGACCGAGACCGGCCGCGAGGAGCTGCGCGCGTTCGCGGTCGAGCCGGTCCGGCGGCCCGCCGCGATGCGGGACGAACTGCTGATCAAGATCCAGGCCATGGACGAGTCGGACCCTGCGGCGACCCGCGCCCTCGTCGAGGAGCGGATGTCCTGGGCGCGGGGCAAACTCGCCCGCTACGAGCGGGTCCGGGACCGGCTCCTGGCCGGGCGGACCGAGGAGGAGTACCTGCGCGAGACCGACCGCGTCGGGCCGTATCTCACCCTCCAGGCCGGTCTCGCCTACGAGCGGGAGATCCTGCGCTGGTGCGAACGCGTCCGTACGGTCGTCGAGCAGCGGGCACCCCTGAGCTGA